Proteins co-encoded in one Kribbella solani genomic window:
- a CDS encoding ubiquinol-cytochrome c reductase iron-sulfur subunit yields MKPEEEQHGVVEVAEPIPDPGLEPHEPRITDIDPTAADRVERQVSAMFGLATLLVLGACVAYFAVPRDATIVFGPLTGNANNMLIGIGLGLALFLIGAGAIQWAKKLMVDEEIAEDRHAAHSSPEQIAEITEAFKEGAAESGFGRRKMIRNSLIGALGVLGLPAIVLLRDLGPLPGRALYNTIWAKGIRVVNDVTDRPIKPSDLVVGQLVNAAPANLAPIQEHDPVEYQNAKAKAAVIVVRIKPSEIRTKPGRENWGVDGILCYSKICTHVGCPISLYEQTTHHVLCPCHQSTFDLADSAKVVFGPAARPLPQLPLTVDSEGYLVAQSGFDEPVGPSFFERG; encoded by the coding sequence GTGAAGCCGGAGGAAGAGCAGCACGGCGTCGTCGAGGTCGCGGAGCCGATCCCGGACCCGGGTCTGGAGCCGCACGAGCCGCGGATCACCGACATCGACCCGACGGCGGCCGACCGGGTCGAGCGCCAGGTATCGGCGATGTTCGGTCTGGCCACCCTGCTCGTCCTCGGCGCCTGTGTGGCGTACTTCGCCGTACCGCGGGACGCGACCATCGTCTTCGGCCCGCTGACCGGCAACGCGAACAACATGCTGATCGGTATCGGGCTCGGGCTCGCCCTGTTCCTGATCGGCGCCGGCGCGATCCAGTGGGCCAAGAAGCTGATGGTCGACGAGGAGATCGCCGAGGACCGGCACGCCGCGCACTCGTCGCCGGAGCAGATCGCCGAGATCACCGAGGCGTTCAAGGAAGGTGCCGCGGAGTCCGGCTTCGGCCGCCGCAAGATGATCCGCAACTCGCTGATCGGCGCCCTTGGGGTGCTCGGCCTGCCGGCCATCGTGCTGCTCCGCGACCTCGGTCCGCTGCCGGGCCGGGCGCTGTACAACACGATCTGGGCGAAGGGCATCCGGGTCGTCAACGACGTCACCGACCGCCCGATCAAGCCCTCCGACCTGGTCGTCGGCCAGCTGGTGAACGCCGCCCCGGCGAACCTGGCGCCGATCCAGGAACATGACCCGGTCGAGTACCAGAACGCCAAGGCGAAGGCCGCGGTGATCGTGGTCCGGATCAAGCCGAGCGAGATCCGCACCAAGCCGGGCCGGGAGAACTGGGGTGTCGACGGCATCCTCTGCTACTCCAAGATCTGCACCCACGTCGGTTGCCCGATCTCGCTGTACGAGCAGACCACGCACCACGTGCTCTGCCCGTGCCACCAGTCGACCTTCGACCTGGCCGACAGCGCCAAGGTCGTCTTCGGCCCGGCGGCCCGGCCACTACCTCAGCTACCGTTGACGGTGGACAGTGAGGGCTACCTGGTTGCGCAGAGCGGCTTCGACGAGCCGGTCGGCCCGAGCTTCTTCGAACGAGGGTGA
- a CDS encoding L,D-transpeptidase encodes MRKHGLAVAGICVLLVAGTACSDTKAGSGGNGQSTPGASSSQSSTPGASNTPGASTTPSESAAAAISVVPAKGATAVQPDKPVTVSTTAGKLNDVTLKDDDGDKVTGSFNTDKTQWTSAALLKPNATYTVSGSAEGTDGASVPISSTFKTLKATKSLKASVVPLNGETVGVALPIQIYWNNPVKDRAAVEKQLSVKTSVPVDGSWHWVNSKQVNYRPKNYWPAGTKVTVNIDTQGVNAGNNTWGTSSRTIAFDIGKSVVSNVNVKKHVMTVTINGKLARSIPITAGKDGFTTRSGVKVIMEKFPTKRMDAATVGIKPGDPNYYNISDVRWAQRVTSSGEFIHGAPWSTGSQGSANVSHGCVGMSLKDAQWYYNQTLRGDPVIVTGTSRHMEPGNGWTDWNTTWATYKAGSALS; translated from the coding sequence GTGAGGAAGCACGGCCTGGCCGTGGCCGGCATTTGCGTGCTGCTGGTGGCCGGGACGGCCTGCAGTGACACGAAGGCCGGCAGCGGTGGCAACGGCCAGTCGACGCCGGGTGCGTCGAGCTCGCAGAGCAGCACCCCGGGTGCCTCGAACACGCCAGGCGCGTCGACCACCCCGTCGGAGTCCGCCGCGGCGGCGATCTCGGTGGTGCCGGCCAAGGGCGCGACCGCGGTGCAGCCGGACAAGCCGGTCACCGTGAGCACGACGGCGGGCAAGCTCAACGACGTGACGCTGAAGGACGACGACGGCGACAAGGTCACCGGCAGCTTCAACACCGACAAGACCCAGTGGACCTCCGCCGCGCTGCTCAAGCCGAACGCGACGTACACGGTCAGTGGTTCCGCGGAGGGTACGGACGGCGCGAGCGTACCGATCAGCTCGACCTTCAAGACGCTGAAGGCGACGAAGAGCCTGAAGGCATCGGTGGTCCCGCTGAACGGGGAGACCGTCGGCGTCGCGCTGCCGATCCAGATCTACTGGAACAACCCGGTCAAGGACCGTGCCGCGGTCGAGAAGCAGCTGTCCGTGAAGACCTCGGTCCCGGTCGACGGCAGCTGGCACTGGGTGAACAGCAAGCAGGTCAACTACCGCCCGAAGAACTACTGGCCGGCCGGTACCAAGGTGACCGTGAACATCGACACCCAGGGCGTGAACGCGGGCAACAACACCTGGGGTACGTCCAGCCGGACGATCGCCTTCGACATCGGCAAGTCCGTGGTCAGCAACGTGAACGTGAAGAAGCACGTGATGACCGTGACGATCAACGGCAAACTGGCCCGGTCCATCCCGATCACCGCCGGCAAGGACGGGTTCACCACCCGCAGCGGCGTCAAGGTGATCATGGAGAAGTTCCCGACCAAGCGGATGGACGCCGCCACCGTCGGCATCAAGCCCGGCGACCCGAACTACTACAACATCAGCGACGTGCGCTGGGCCCAGCGGGTCACCAGCTCCGGCGAGTTCATCCACGGCGCCCCGTGGTCCACCGGCAGCCAGGGCAGCGCCAACGTCAGCCACGGCTGCGTCGGCATGAGCCTCAAGGACGCCCAGTGGTACTACAACCAGACCCTCCGCGGCGACCCGGTCATCGTCACCGGCACCTCCCGCCACATGGAACCAGGCAACGGCTGGACCGACTGGAACACCACCTGGGCCACCTACAAGGCCGGCTCAGCCCTGTCCTGA
- a CDS encoding GNAT family N-acetyltransferase: protein MTDFAYKPTLTGELVVLRPMDAGDYEALFAAMNDPEVMRFTGSHGEIGEERAREWCRTRKDQTDRLDLVVIDRQTDQVVGEVVLNQWDPDNQSCSFRILIGPAGQGRGLGSEATRMIVGYGIEQLGLHRISLGVFAFNPRAQRAYEKAGFKREGVLRDALRWDGEWHDEVVMSVLATEWIPSEV, encoded by the coding sequence GTGACTGATTTCGCGTACAAACCGACCCTCACCGGCGAACTGGTCGTCCTGCGGCCGATGGATGCGGGGGACTACGAGGCCCTGTTCGCCGCGATGAACGACCCGGAGGTGATGCGTTTCACGGGCAGCCACGGGGAGATCGGCGAGGAACGCGCCCGGGAGTGGTGCCGGACGCGGAAGGACCAGACCGACCGGCTGGATCTGGTTGTCATCGACCGCCAGACCGATCAGGTCGTCGGTGAGGTCGTACTGAACCAGTGGGACCCCGACAACCAGAGCTGCAGCTTCCGCATCCTGATCGGCCCGGCCGGCCAGGGCCGTGGCCTGGGCAGCGAAGCGACCCGGATGATTGTCGGCTATGGCATCGAGCAGCTCGGCCTGCACCGGATCAGCCTCGGCGTCTTCGCGTTCAACCCGCGCGCACAGCGGGCGTACGAGAAGGCCGGCTTCAAGCGCGAGGGCGTACTCCGGGACGCGCTGCGCTGGGACGGCGAGTGGCACGACGAGGTGGTGATGTCCGTGCTGGCCACGGAATGGATACCGTCTGAGGTGTGA
- a CDS encoding cysteine desulfurase family protein produces MSERAYLDAASAEPMHPAAREMLLSAVDSGWADPVRLHHEGRTARLLLDNARAVLAQAVGVRPDELYLTTSGTAAIEVGLAALTAARRRVGTTVVHSAVEHSAVLHSAGDAGVEIGVDIRGQVDQEAFAHAVREPGVAVAAVQSANHEVGTRQPIAAIAQDCNDVPLFVDASASIGHDPVPTGWSMLAASAHKWGGPAGVGLLAVRKGTRIAPPWPMDQREDGLSPGFPDVPNALAAAAALQARLSEADELNKQHRTWIDELRHRIATDVPDVEVVGDPDDRLPHILTFSCLYVDGEALVTALDAEGFAVSSGSACTSSTLRPSHVLAAMGVLTHGNVRVSLSRETSHEDVQRFSAVLPGIVQRIRAEVGM; encoded by the coding sequence GTGAGTGAGCGTGCGTATCTGGACGCCGCGTCGGCCGAGCCGATGCACCCCGCGGCGCGGGAAATGTTGCTGTCGGCGGTGGATTCCGGCTGGGCCGATCCGGTCCGTCTGCACCATGAAGGACGGACTGCCAGACTGCTGCTGGACAACGCCCGCGCAGTGCTTGCTCAGGCCGTTGGAGTGCGTCCTGACGAGCTGTACCTGACCACGTCCGGCACAGCGGCCATCGAGGTCGGTCTGGCCGCTCTGACGGCCGCACGGCGCCGCGTCGGTACGACAGTGGTGCACAGTGCGGTCGAGCACTCCGCTGTACTGCACAGCGCCGGTGACGCGGGTGTGGAGATCGGTGTGGACATCCGCGGCCAGGTGGATCAGGAGGCGTTCGCCCATGCCGTACGCGAGCCGGGTGTGGCCGTGGCTGCTGTCCAGTCGGCCAACCATGAAGTGGGTACGAGGCAACCGATCGCCGCGATCGCCCAGGACTGCAACGACGTACCGCTGTTTGTTGATGCATCAGCGTCGATAGGACATGACCCAGTCCCCACCGGCTGGTCGATGCTGGCGGCCAGTGCGCACAAGTGGGGCGGTCCGGCCGGTGTAGGACTACTGGCGGTACGGAAAGGCACGCGGATCGCTCCGCCCTGGCCGATGGACCAGCGCGAGGACGGCCTGTCCCCCGGCTTCCCGGACGTACCGAACGCACTGGCGGCCGCTGCAGCTCTGCAAGCGCGTCTGAGTGAAGCCGATGAACTCAACAAACAGCATCGGACCTGGATAGACGAGCTGCGGCACCGGATCGCCACCGACGTACCGGACGTGGAGGTAGTAGGTGATCCGGACGATCGCCTGCCGCACATCCTCACGTTCTCGTGTCTGTACGTAGACGGCGAGGCCCTGGTGACTGCATTGGATGCTGAGGGCTTCGCTGTCTCCAGCGGTTCGGCGTGTACGTCCAGCACGCTCCGCCCGTCGCATGTACTGGCAGCCATGGGCGTACTGACTCATGGCAACGTACGGGTGTCACTGAGCCGCGAGACCAGCCACGAGGACGTCCAACGGTTCAGTGCGGTGCTCCCGGGCATCGTGCAGCGGATCAGAGCAGAGGTGGGGATGTGA
- a CDS encoding alpha/beta fold hydrolase, with protein MSFEDAYAALLRRWEVPVEQLDIAGTHVNVCGPVDGPPVVLLAGHGATAPVWFAVAPRLAERYRVYAPDLPGDAGLSTAPPPRTVTDLMTWLATVLHGLKDPWLVGHSYGAWIALTYALRSPVGRLTLLDPTDCFTGLKPTYVARALPMLLKPSEPRYKSFIQWETQGLPIDPDWLNLSALATLRPTTRPVKPHRPHTFKNLPPTTVVVADRSKAHNPQTLTQQAHTTGATVVHLPQATHHSLPALHANELIAALLSQ; from the coding sequence ATGAGCTTCGAGGACGCGTACGCCGCCCTGCTCCGCAGGTGGGAGGTCCCGGTCGAGCAACTCGACATCGCCGGCACCCATGTGAACGTGTGCGGGCCGGTCGACGGTCCGCCGGTAGTACTTCTGGCCGGGCACGGCGCCACCGCTCCGGTCTGGTTCGCGGTCGCACCTCGGCTCGCTGAGCGTTACCGGGTATACGCGCCCGACCTCCCCGGCGACGCGGGCCTCAGCACCGCTCCCCCACCCCGTACGGTCACCGATCTGATGACCTGGCTCGCAACAGTCCTTCACGGGCTGAAGGACCCGTGGCTGGTGGGCCATTCGTACGGCGCGTGGATCGCCCTTACGTACGCACTCCGGTCCCCCGTCGGGAGACTGACCCTGCTCGACCCCACGGACTGTTTCACCGGCCTGAAGCCCACGTACGTAGCGAGAGCCCTCCCCATGCTCCTCAAACCGTCAGAGCCCCGCTACAAGTCCTTCATCCAGTGGGAAACCCAGGGCCTCCCCATAGACCCCGACTGGCTGAACCTGTCCGCCCTGGCCACCCTCCGACCCACCACCCGCCCCGTAAAACCCCACCGCCCCCACACCTTCAAAAACCTCCCGCCCACCACCGTCGTAGTGGCAGACCGCTCAAAGGCCCACAACCCCCAAACCCTCACCCAACAAGCCCACACCACCGGCGCAACCGTCGTACACCTCCCCCAAGCCACCCACCACTCCCTACCAGCCCTCCACGCCAACGAGCTGATAGCCGCACTACTCAGTCAGTAG
- a CDS encoding sulfurtransferase TusA family protein has translation MNVELDCRGLLCPLPVIKLAKALPTVAVGDTITVLADDPAAATDIPAWCRMRSQELVSAGENQYVVRRVG, from the coding sequence GTGAACGTCGAGCTGGACTGCCGCGGCCTGCTCTGCCCACTCCCGGTGATCAAACTGGCCAAGGCGCTACCGACCGTTGCCGTCGGCGACACCATCACCGTGCTCGCCGACGACCCAGCCGCGGCGACCGACATCCCGGCGTGGTGCCGGATGCGTTCCCAGGAGCTGGTGTCGGCCGGGGAAAATCAGTACGTCGTACGCCGGGTCGGCTGA
- a CDS encoding cytochrome b has product MSTNTEFPGPVKWVDDRLGIAKIGKKNLRKIFPDHWSFMLGEIALYSFIILILTGTFLTFWFKPSMAEVEYQGSYSLLKGLHMSEAYASTLDLSFDVRGGLLMRQIHHWAAILFIAAMMVHLLRMFFTGAFRKPRELNWVIGFAMLFLGIIEGFLGYGLPDDLLSGTGLRITNGMIQASPVIGTYLNFFIFGGEFPGGDFVSRFFIVHVLLIPGIILALVTVHLFLVVYHKHTQYAGPGRTQKNVVGYPLFPVYTAKAGGFFFVVFGITALMGALMQINPVWLYGPYNPAEVTAGAQPDWYMGWLEGSVRIFPGFESHFWGITLSWNLIIPALIIPPAFVTLVAAYPFIEGWITGDKREHHLLDRPRDVPTRTGIGVAFITFYAMLWIGGGNDLIATHFHLSLNNVTWFLRFAVILGPILAFWITRRWAISLQRADHERLLHGLETGVIMRDADGKYTEKHQPISTFEAYSLTARDRVVPHELGPETDENGVRAPRRALNKLRARLSRFYFADAVQKPTAAEIEEAHEHAHDADEIHELTEETETYREVTSDRS; this is encoded by the coding sequence GTGTCAACAAACACAGAGTTCCCTGGACCGGTCAAGTGGGTCGACGATCGCCTCGGCATCGCCAAGATCGGGAAGAAGAACCTGCGCAAGATCTTCCCGGACCACTGGTCCTTCATGCTCGGCGAGATCGCGCTCTACAGCTTCATCATCCTGATCCTCACCGGTACCTTCCTGACCTTCTGGTTCAAGCCGTCGATGGCCGAGGTCGAGTACCAGGGCTCGTACAGCCTGCTCAAGGGCCTGCACATGTCGGAGGCGTACGCCTCCACGCTGGACCTCTCGTTCGACGTCCGTGGCGGTCTGCTGATGCGGCAGATCCACCACTGGGCCGCGATCCTGTTCATCGCCGCGATGATGGTGCACCTGCTCCGGATGTTCTTCACCGGCGCGTTCCGCAAGCCGCGCGAGCTGAACTGGGTGATCGGGTTCGCGATGCTGTTCCTCGGCATCATCGAGGGCTTCCTCGGGTACGGCCTGCCGGACGACCTGCTGTCCGGTACCGGTCTGCGCATCACCAACGGCATGATCCAGGCGTCACCGGTGATCGGCACGTATCTGAACTTCTTCATCTTCGGCGGTGAGTTCCCCGGCGGCGACTTCGTCTCCCGGTTCTTCATCGTGCACGTGCTGCTGATACCGGGCATCATCCTGGCCCTCGTCACCGTGCACCTGTTCCTGGTCGTGTACCACAAGCACACCCAGTACGCGGGTCCGGGCCGGACGCAGAAGAACGTGGTCGGCTACCCGCTGTTCCCGGTGTACACGGCCAAGGCCGGCGGCTTCTTCTTCGTGGTCTTCGGCATCACCGCCCTGATGGGGGCGCTGATGCAGATCAACCCGGTCTGGCTGTACGGGCCGTACAACCCGGCCGAAGTGACCGCCGGCGCGCAGCCGGACTGGTACATGGGCTGGCTGGAAGGTTCGGTACGTATCTTCCCGGGCTTCGAATCGCATTTCTGGGGTATCACGCTCAGCTGGAACCTGATCATCCCGGCGCTGATCATTCCGCCGGCGTTCGTCACGCTGGTCGCGGCGTACCCGTTCATCGAGGGGTGGATCACCGGCGACAAACGTGAGCACCACCTGCTCGACCGGCCCCGGGACGTACCGACCCGGACCGGTATCGGCGTCGCGTTCATCACCTTCTACGCGATGCTGTGGATCGGTGGCGGTAACGACCTGATCGCGACCCACTTCCACCTGTCGCTGAACAACGTGACGTGGTTCCTGCGGTTCGCGGTGATCCTGGGGCCGATCCTGGCGTTCTGGATCACCCGGCGGTGGGCGATCTCGCTGCAGCGGGCCGACCACGAGCGGCTGCTGCACGGTCTGGAGACCGGCGTGATCATGCGCGACGCGGACGGCAAGTACACCGAGAAGCACCAGCCGATCTCGACCTTCGAGGCGTACTCGCTGACCGCCCGCGACCGGGTCGTACCGCACGAGCTGGGCCCGGAGACGGACGAGAACGGTGTCCGCGCCCCGCGCCGGGCGCTGAACAAGCTCCGCGCCCGGCTGTCCCGCTTCTACTTCGCGGACGCGGTGCAGAAGCCGACGGCGGCCGAGATCGAGGAGGCGCACGAGCACGCTCACGACGCCGACGAGATCCACGAGCTGACCGAAGAGACCGAAACCTACCGAGAGGTCACGAGCGACCGCTCCTGA
- the ctaD gene encoding cytochrome c oxidase subunit I has protein sequence MGTTALPRRRTKGQLLVKYLTTTDHKLIGHMYLVTSFVFFLIGGVMALLIRAELAKPGLQIVNEEVYNQLFTMHGTIMLLLFATPLFVGFANEIMPIQIGAPDVAFPRLNMFSYWLFLFGGTITISGFFTPGGAADFGWFAYAPLSNAVRSPGVGGDLWIMGLYLAGLGTILGAVNFITTIITMRAPGMTMFRMPIFTWNILVTSILVLIAFPILAAALLVLEADRSLGAHVFDAANGGPILWQHLFWFFGHPEVYIIALPFFGIVTEILPVFSRKPVFGYIGLVSATLGIAVLSVAVWAHHMFVTGAVNLPFFSFMTFLIAVPTGVKFFNWIGTIWGGSVSFDTPMLWSVGFLTTFLFGGLTGVILASPALDYQLSDSYFVVAHFHYVVFGTVVFAMFAGFYFWWPKFTGRMLDERLGKLHFWLLFIGFHTTFLVQHWLGVEGMPRRYADYGANEGFTTLNEVSSIGAFILGMSMLPFFYNVYKSRKSPKVGVDDPWGWGRSLEWATSSPPPRHNFVSLPRIRSESPAFDLHHADIALAEYPDNKAGKDNLLDAGDDAGRVDQLAEQVEQADDSGDSGTEGKDKA, from the coding sequence ATCGGTACCACCGCGCTGCCCCGGCGGCGTACCAAGGGCCAGCTGCTGGTCAAGTACCTGACCACGACCGACCACAAGCTGATCGGGCACATGTACCTGGTCACGTCGTTCGTGTTCTTCCTGATCGGCGGCGTGATGGCGCTGCTGATCCGCGCCGAGCTGGCCAAGCCGGGCCTGCAGATCGTGAACGAAGAGGTCTACAACCAGCTCTTCACCATGCACGGCACGATCATGCTGCTGCTGTTCGCGACGCCGCTGTTCGTCGGCTTCGCGAACGAGATCATGCCGATCCAGATCGGTGCCCCGGACGTCGCGTTCCCGCGGCTGAACATGTTCAGCTACTGGCTGTTCCTGTTCGGCGGCACGATCACGATCAGCGGCTTCTTCACTCCGGGCGGCGCGGCCGACTTCGGCTGGTTCGCGTACGCGCCGCTGTCCAACGCGGTCCGCTCACCGGGTGTCGGCGGCGACCTGTGGATCATGGGCCTGTACCTGGCCGGTCTGGGTACGATCCTCGGCGCGGTGAACTTCATCACCACCATCATCACCATGCGCGCGCCCGGCATGACCATGTTCCGGATGCCGATCTTCACCTGGAACATCCTGGTCACGTCGATCCTGGTACTGATCGCGTTCCCGATCCTGGCGGCGGCGCTGCTGGTGCTGGAGGCGGATCGATCACTCGGGGCACACGTCTTCGACGCGGCAAACGGCGGACCCATACTCTGGCAACACCTGTTCTGGTTCTTCGGGCATCCAGAGGTGTACATCATCGCGCTGCCGTTCTTCGGCATCGTCACCGAGATCCTGCCGGTGTTCAGCCGCAAGCCCGTCTTCGGGTACATCGGCCTGGTCAGCGCGACGCTCGGTATCGCGGTCCTTTCGGTGGCGGTGTGGGCGCACCACATGTTCGTCACCGGCGCGGTGAACCTGCCGTTCTTCTCGTTCATGACCTTCCTGATCGCCGTACCGACCGGAGTGAAGTTCTTCAACTGGATCGGCACGATCTGGGGCGGATCGGTGTCGTTCGACACACCGATGCTCTGGTCGGTGGGCTTCCTGACCACCTTCCTCTTCGGCGGTCTGACCGGCGTCATCCTGGCCTCGCCGGCGCTCGACTACCAGCTCTCCGACTCGTACTTCGTGGTGGCGCACTTCCACTACGTCGTCTTCGGTACGGTCGTGTTCGCGATGTTCGCAGGGTTCTACTTCTGGTGGCCGAAGTTCACCGGGCGGATGCTCGACGAGCGGCTCGGCAAACTGCACTTCTGGCTGCTGTTCATCGGCTTCCACACCACGTTCCTGGTCCAGCACTGGCTGGGTGTCGAGGGCATGCCGCGGCGGTACGCCGACTACGGCGCGAACGAAGGCTTCACCACGCTGAACGAGGTTTCCAGCATTGGCGCCTTCATTCTCGGCATGTCGATGCTGCCGTTCTTCTACAACGTCTACAAGTCCCGTAAGTCGCCCAAGGTCGGTGTCGACGACCCGTGGGGCTGGGGCCGTTCGCTGGAGTGGGCGACCAGTTCCCCGCCGCCGCGGCACAACTTCGTGTCGCTGCCGCGGATCCGTTCCGAGTCGCCGGCGTTCGATCTGCACCACGCGGACATCGCCCTGGCGGAGTACCCGGACAACAAGGCCGGCAAGGACAACCTGCTGGACGCGGGTGACGACGCGGGCCGGGTCGACCAGCTGGCCGAGCAGGTCGAGCAGGCTGACGACTCCGGCGATAGCGGGACCGAAGGGAAGGACAAGGCGTGA
- a CDS encoding MarR family winged helix-turn-helix transcriptional regulator produces the protein MREGVRPRDPERAAALELVHRLRDVALRLDLAIGEFAKTTGLHNTDVRALVRLLDAERAGVEATPTWLAQQLGMTSQATTAVIHRLEAAGHVERRRSRTDGRSSRLQVSDSAIALGWQFFGPLLDQLVATTSTFTKDDQATITKYLTALTEAID, from the coding sequence ATGCGTGAAGGAGTGAGGCCCCGGGACCCGGAACGAGCCGCTGCCCTGGAGCTGGTGCACCGCCTGCGGGACGTCGCGCTGCGGCTCGACCTGGCGATCGGGGAGTTCGCGAAGACGACCGGACTGCACAACACCGACGTACGCGCCCTGGTACGCCTCCTGGACGCCGAACGCGCCGGAGTGGAAGCCACGCCCACCTGGCTCGCCCAACAGCTTGGAATGACCTCCCAGGCGACAACGGCGGTCATCCACCGTCTAGAGGCCGCCGGTCACGTCGAACGCCGCAGAAGCCGTACGGACGGCCGCAGCAGCCGGCTTCAGGTCTCCGACAGCGCGATCGCGCTCGGCTGGCAGTTCTTCGGCCCACTCCTGGACCAGCTGGTCGCCACCACCAGCACCTTCACAAAGGACGACCAGGCGACCATCACGAAGTACCTGACCGCCCTCACCGAAGCGATCGACTGA
- a CDS encoding cytochrome c oxidase subunit 4, producing MKVEAWVFGILSVFLLVVTPIYWLMSEDPTGTTALVMTFFLALLVAFYLSVTARRMDARPEDRKEAEIVEGAGELGFFPPHSWWPLWCALSLSVVVLGIAVGWWLFIVGCGVGIITLSGFIFEYYRGDHAH from the coding sequence GTGAAGGTCGAAGCCTGGGTCTTCGGGATCCTGAGTGTGTTCCTGCTGGTGGTCACGCCGATCTACTGGCTGATGTCGGAAGATCCGACCGGTACCACCGCGCTGGTGATGACGTTCTTCCTGGCACTGCTGGTGGCGTTCTACCTCAGCGTCACCGCCCGCCGGATGGACGCCCGTCCGGAGGACCGCAAGGAAGCGGAGATCGTCGAAGGGGCCGGTGAGCTCGGCTTCTTCCCGCCACACTCCTGGTGGCCGCTGTGGTGCGCGCTGTCGCTGTCGGTGGTGGTGCTCGGCATCGCCGTCGGCTGGTGGCTGTTCATCGTCGGCTGCGGGGTCGGCATCATCACGCTGAGTGGTTTCATCTTCGAGTACTACCGCGGTGACCACGCGCACTGA
- the coxB gene encoding cytochrome c oxidase subunit II, whose amino-acid sequence MGSNGTPGVDERPAGSAGATRPAKRRLLVGAAVVLGTLLLTGCSSATTEQWKRLGLPEGASDRTEAIRSLWIGAWTAALIIGVMVWGLILFVVVRYRKRNEEAPRQVRYNLPLEVLYTLAPFAIIGVLFFYTVEHGNQVTKMDANPQHTVNVVGQQWQWTFNYKDTVDGKQGVWETGTLDKPATLWLPVNESVHFDLTAQDVIHSFWVPSFYFKLDVIPGKTNKFELTPTKTGTFAGKCAELCGLYHSRMVFSVKVVSRDEYDAHLRELAAKGQTGAATGGADATTILGTGGHK is encoded by the coding sequence GTGGGTTCGAACGGCACGCCCGGAGTGGATGAGCGACCGGCAGGTTCTGCTGGTGCCACACGTCCGGCGAAGCGACGCCTACTGGTCGGTGCGGCAGTGGTGCTCGGCACCCTGTTGCTGACCGGTTGTTCGTCGGCGACCACTGAGCAGTGGAAACGACTCGGTCTGCCCGAGGGTGCATCTGACCGGACCGAGGCGATCAGAAGCCTCTGGATCGGCGCCTGGACGGCCGCACTGATCATCGGTGTGATGGTCTGGGGCCTGATCCTGTTCGTCGTGGTGCGGTACCGCAAGCGGAACGAGGAAGCGCCCCGGCAGGTGCGCTACAACCTGCCGCTGGAGGTGCTCTACACGCTGGCACCGTTCGCGATCATCGGTGTGCTGTTCTTCTACACCGTGGAGCACGGCAACCAGGTGACCAAGATGGACGCCAACCCGCAGCACACCGTGAACGTGGTGGGCCAGCAGTGGCAGTGGACCTTCAACTACAAGGACACCGTCGACGGCAAGCAGGGCGTCTGGGAGACCGGCACCCTGGACAAGCCGGCCACGCTGTGGCTGCCGGTGAACGAGTCGGTGCACTTCGACCTGACCGCGCAGGACGTGATCCACTCCTTCTGGGTGCCGTCGTTCTACTTCAAGCTCGACGTGATCCCGGGCAAGACCAACAAGTTCGAGCTGACCCCGACCAAGACCGGCACCTTCGCCGGCAAGTGCGCTGAGCTCTGCGGCCTGTACCACAGCCGGATGGTCTTCAGCGTCAAGGTGGTCAGCCGCGACGAGTACGACGCACACCTGCGCGAGCTGGCCGCCAAGGGCCAGACCGGCGCGGCAACAGGTGGCGCCGACGCCACGACCATTCTCGGGACCGGGGGTCACAAGTGA